A genome region from Desulfurobacterium atlanticum includes the following:
- a CDS encoding branched-chain amino acid ABC transporter permease, whose amino-acid sequence MKKYFGFILSLIILAGCGVYPLLTGSPMARENMFLLLSYVGLALSLNILMGFTGYVSFGHVVFFGIGGYTTFALIYHYGMNLIPALLIGGLVSALIATLIGLAVLNLRGAYFAIATIGINEAFRALISNVDYLGGAEGLFFNLRKAYSAYGGSQKALWISFILLTVITVMVLIVNFLIKHSKFGLGLFSIREDEDAAKVLGINTALYKTVAFAISAFFPGVIGGLFFFKNGSIDPGSAFHLLKSVEMIFMVMLGGIGTVFGPVIGAITYEQIRAFLLVNPTFKDLHLAISGVVLLLIVLFVPEGIVGFLRKRFKFFREVFE is encoded by the coding sequence ATGAAAAAGTATTTTGGTTTTATACTTTCACTTATTATACTTGCCGGGTGTGGTGTTTATCCTTTACTTACCGGTTCTCCAATGGCAAGAGAGAATATGTTTCTTCTTTTAAGTTATGTGGGTCTTGCCCTTTCATTAAATATTTTGATGGGATTTACAGGATATGTCTCTTTTGGGCATGTGGTGTTTTTTGGAATAGGGGGTTATACAACTTTTGCTTTGATCTATCACTATGGAATGAATCTTATTCCTGCTCTTTTGATAGGGGGACTTGTTTCAGCACTTATAGCTACATTGATAGGGCTTGCAGTGCTTAATTTAAGAGGTGCCTACTTTGCTATAGCAACTATAGGTATAAATGAAGCGTTCAGAGCTTTAATATCCAATGTTGACTATCTTGGTGGAGCTGAAGGGCTGTTTTTTAATCTTCGTAAAGCTTATTCTGCTTATGGTGGTTCACAGAAAGCTTTGTGGATTTCTTTTATTTTGCTGACTGTAATTACTGTTATGGTGCTTATAGTTAATTTTCTTATAAAGCATTCTAAATTTGGATTGGGACTTTTCTCTATAAGAGAGGATGAAGATGCCGCTAAAGTTCTTGGAATAAATACTGCTCTTTATAAGACAGTAGCTTTTGCAATTTCAGCTTTTTTCCCTGGAGTTATAGGAGGGTTGTTCTTTTTCAAAAATGGAAGTATAGACCCTGGAAGTGCTTTTCATCTTCTAAAGTCTGTTGAAATGATATTTATGGTTATGCTTGGTGGTATAGGAACAGTTTTTGGCCCTGTTATCGGAGCTATAACTTATGAGCAGATAAGAGCTTTTCTGCTTGTTAATCCAACCTTTAAAGACCTTCATCTTGCAATTTCTGGAGTTGTTTTACTTTTAATAGTTCTTTTTGTTCCTGAAGGTATTGTTGGATTTTTAAGAAAGAGATTTAAGTTTTTCAGGGAAGTTTTTGAATAG
- a CDS encoding branched-chain amino acid ABC transporter permease, with product MLNFGVYTDAVINGVLLGLVYGLAAMGLALIWGVMKVINLSHGAFITLGMFLSYLLFESLHFPPYIAVFLSLGVGIVAGIAVYFGALHRVLNAGELSTLLSTYSVSLIIVGTLMFLFATTPKALNLGINIFTAKIIAAGFSVVFSVLLYLFLYKTNTGMAIRAVSQHPDAAKLMGIDTVKILAFSFGIGVALAMSAGTLISMIFPFSVLSGGLYELKSFVICVIGGLGNPVGALIGGIIVGLLENVLGMFINQGIVPFIEFTILILILLYKPQGIFGGN from the coding sequence ATGTTGAATTTTGGAGTTTATACTGACGCTGTAATAAACGGTGTTTTACTTGGTCTTGTTTACGGGCTTGCGGCTATGGGACTTGCCCTTATATGGGGTGTTATGAAAGTGATAAATCTTTCTCACGGGGCTTTTATAACACTTGGAATGTTTCTTTCCTATCTTCTTTTTGAATCTTTACATTTTCCCCCTTACATAGCGGTTTTTCTCTCTTTAGGTGTTGGAATAGTTGCGGGAATTGCGGTGTATTTTGGAGCTCTTCACAGGGTATTAAATGCGGGTGAGCTTTCAACTTTGCTTTCAACTTATTCAGTTAGTTTAATAATTGTTGGAACTTTAATGTTTCTGTTTGCAACAACACCCAAGGCCTTGAATCTTGGTATCAACATTTTTACAGCAAAAATTATTGCGGCAGGTTTTTCTGTTGTTTTCTCAGTTCTTCTTTATCTATTTCTCTATAAAACCAATACAGGAATGGCTATAAGGGCAGTTTCACAGCATCCTGATGCTGCAAAGTTGATGGGGATAGATACAGTAAAGATACTTGCGTTCTCTTTCGGTATAGGTGTAGCTCTTGCTATGTCTGCAGGAACCTTGATTTCCATGATATTTCCATTTTCGGTTTTATCAGGTGGTCTTTACGAACTTAAAAGTTTTGTTATCTGCGTTATAGGAGGACTTGGAAATCCTGTAGGAGCGCTTATAGGTGGGATTATTGTAGGTCTTCTTGAAAATGTGTTAGGTATGTTTATAAATCAGGGGATTGTTCCGTTTATTGAGTTTACAATACTTATCCTTATTCTTCTTTACAAGCCTCAGGGGATTTTTGGAGGAAATTAA
- a CDS encoding amino acid ABC transporter substrate-binding protein, producing MGKIYRKSLFLFLLMMVSSLFLFSCFSKKEETAQKEQETATEEVKKSPSGKDVIVIGYTASQTGKFATESREQVNGLKLWAEDVNSEGGIYVKDAGKRFKVVLKGYDDESSKDRVQQLYTKLINEDKANFLISPYSSGLTASAAVVTEQYGKILIATGAASDKIFAKGYEYVYQIYTPASRYLTDAVDILKEKDPKVKKIAIVYENSNFAKSVASATKDYAEKNGFKVVIFESYEPGTTDFTSIINKIKLSGAKAVIGGGHFTDGETLAKQINDAKLQIDLLSILVAPALPEFKEIGDAALYVTGPSQWEAKVKFSKETVPAGATFYGIYAKEFVEKYKSKYGNVPGYHAAGGYAAGLVLQKAIEDAGTINSDKVKSALDKMDVYTMFGHIKFDTGEYHGRQIGHKMVIIQWLKENGKLTKEIVYPEQAATAKIVIPYSSKF from the coding sequence ATGGGGAAAATTTACAGAAAGTCTCTGTTCCTTTTTCTTCTAATGATGGTTTCCTCTTTATTCCTTTTCTCATGTTTTTCTAAAAAGGAAGAGACAGCTCAGAAAGAGCAGGAGACTGCAACTGAGGAGGTAAAAAAATCTCCTTCAGGAAAAGATGTTATTGTTATCGGATATACGGCTTCTCAAACAGGTAAGTTTGCAACAGAAAGTAGAGAGCAGGTTAACGGTCTTAAACTGTGGGCAGAAGATGTGAACAGTGAAGGTGGTATCTATGTAAAAGATGCAGGAAAAAGGTTTAAGGTGGTATTGAAAGGTTATGATGATGAAAGTTCAAAAGACAGAGTTCAGCAGCTTTATACAAAACTTATAAATGAAGATAAAGCTAACTTTTTAATTTCTCCTTACTCCTCAGGTCTTACAGCTTCTGCGGCTGTAGTTACAGAACAGTATGGTAAGATTCTTATTGCTACAGGTGCCGCTTCTGACAAAATTTTTGCAAAAGGTTATGAGTATGTTTATCAGATATATACTCCTGCCTCAAGGTATCTTACAGATGCTGTTGATATCCTGAAAGAGAAAGATCCTAAAGTTAAGAAAATTGCTATCGTTTATGAAAATTCAAACTTTGCAAAAAGTGTTGCTTCTGCAACAAAAGATTACGCTGAGAAAAATGGTTTCAAAGTTGTAATTTTTGAAAGTTATGAACCAGGCACAACAGATTTTACATCTATCATAAATAAGATTAAACTTTCTGGCGCAAAAGCTGTAATTGGAGGAGGTCATTTTACAGATGGAGAAACCCTTGCAAAGCAGATTAATGATGCGAAACTTCAAATAGACCTTCTTTCTATTCTTGTTGCACCTGCTCTTCCAGAGTTTAAAGAGATAGGAGATGCTGCTCTTTATGTTACAGGGCCTTCACAGTGGGAAGCTAAAGTGAAATTCTCTAAAGAAACTGTTCCTGCTGGTGCAACATTTTACGGTATTTACGCAAAAGAGTTTGTTGAAAAGTATAAATCAAAGTATGGAAATGTTCCCGGGTATCATGCAGCAGGTGGATATGCTGCAGGGCTTGTTTTACAAAAAGCTATAGAGGATGCTGGAACTATTAATAGTGACAAGGTTAAATCAGCTCTTGATAAGATGGATGTTTATACAATGTTTGGTCATATCAAATTTGATACCGGTGAATATCATGGAAGACAGATTGGCCACAAAATGGTTATTATTCAGTGGCTTAAAGAAAATGGAAAGCTAACAAAAGAGATTGTTTATCCTGAGCAGGCAGCAACTGCTAAAATAGTTATCCCTTATTCTTCCAAGTTTTAA
- the hemE gene encoding uroporphyrinogen decarboxylase, which yields MKDHPILKAARGEKPDYVPIWIMRQAGRYSAKYREIRAKAGSFMDLCRNPELAAEVTLLPIHEIGVDAAILFSDIFVPVEKMGINIEFVSGKGPVLSPVVKTVDDVETLKVPEPEEDLPYVIETIQLIKKKLTDRPLIGFSGAPFTLASYILEGGSTKDYLAAKTTMWNNPLLWDKLMTRLSEVVTKYLISQIEAGVDLIQIFDSWMGVLSKEEYKTKVFPYTERIVNTIKGKYPEIPIIHFGVNSGHLIEINDKLNVDVIGLDWRTDIPFALSKTDKSIQGNLDPVTLFAEDYIIERKVGKIIEEGIAARGHIFNLGHGILPKTDPSKARFLVDTVHRLGKL from the coding sequence ATGAAAGATCACCCGATTTTGAAAGCTGCTCGTGGTGAAAAGCCAGATTACGTTCCGATATGGATTATGAGACAGGCAGGACGGTATTCAGCAAAATACAGAGAGATAAGGGCAAAAGCAGGTTCTTTTATGGATCTTTGCAGGAATCCGGAACTTGCTGCAGAGGTTACTCTTTTACCAATTCATGAGATAGGCGTTGATGCTGCCATTCTTTTCTCGGATATTTTTGTTCCTGTTGAGAAAATGGGAATAAATATTGAGTTTGTTTCTGGTAAAGGGCCTGTTCTTTCTCCTGTTGTTAAAACTGTTGATGATGTGGAAACTTTAAAAGTTCCTGAGCCGGAAGAAGATCTTCCTTATGTTATTGAAACTATTCAGCTTATTAAGAAAAAATTAACAGACCGCCCTCTTATAGGATTTTCAGGGGCTCCGTTTACACTTGCAAGCTATATCCTTGAAGGGGGAAGCACAAAAGATTACCTTGCTGCAAAAACAACGATGTGGAATAATCCTTTGCTCTGGGACAAACTTATGACCAGGCTTTCTGAAGTTGTTACAAAGTATCTTATCTCCCAGATAGAAGCTGGAGTTGATCTTATTCAGATTTTTGATTCCTGGATGGGAGTTTTATCAAAAGAGGAGTATAAAACTAAAGTTTTTCCTTATACTGAAAGGATAGTTAATACTATAAAAGGAAAATATCCAGAAATTCCAATAATCCATTTTGGTGTTAACAGTGGTCATCTTATTGAGATTAATGATAAATTGAACGTTGATGTGATAGGTCTTGATTGGAGGACAGATATTCCTTTTGCTCTTTCAAAAACAGATAAATCCATCCAGGGAAATCTTGATCCTGTAACCCTTTTTGCTGAAGACTACATAATAGAAAGAAAAGTTGGGAAAATAATTGAAGAGGGAATTGCAGCAAGGGGACATATTTTTAATCTCGGTCATGGAATTCTACCGAAGACAGATCCTTCAAAAGCAAGATTTCTTGTTGATACCGTTCACCGCTTGGGTAAGCTGTAA
- a CDS encoding radical SAM/SPASM domain-containing protein — protein MRNEEFIPKWLAWEITRRCNLNCIHCRSSSTMESEEGEFTFEEAKKLMDDIATISKPTIVLTGGEPLLRKDVFDIAAYGTEKGFRMCIATNGALVDDEVCKEMKRVGIKIVSLSLDGSTPEIHDDFRKQPGAFDAVINAVEHFKRYNIPFLINSSFTKRNAFDIPNVYKKARELGAKAWYMFLVLPVGRGEDANEELLNAEEANYWLNWHYELEKELILKGDNTILVRPTCAPHYYRIFRQNAKRDGLDLKRRNLVFGTGGGKGCVAGQSIALIDCHGWLKPCSYFPISDVNVFDIPFSKAWFESKIMQDMRKIDEFKGRCGKCEYLKICNGCRVRAYWKYGDYMEEDPVCDYVPVKIRLKDNNKP, from the coding sequence ATGAGAAATGAGGAATTTATTCCTAAATGGCTTGCCTGGGAAATAACAAGAAGATGTAATCTCAACTGTATCCATTGCCGTTCTTCATCAACCATGGAATCTGAAGAAGGAGAGTTTACTTTTGAGGAAGCAAAAAAGCTTATGGATGACATAGCAACTATTTCAAAACCAACGATAGTTCTTACAGGGGGAGAACCTCTTTTAAGAAAAGATGTTTTTGATATCGCTGCTTACGGAACAGAGAAAGGTTTTAGAATGTGTATTGCTACAAACGGTGCTCTTGTTGATGATGAAGTGTGTAAAGAGATGAAGAGAGTGGGAATAAAAATTGTTTCTCTTTCTCTTGATGGTTCAACGCCAGAAATTCATGACGATTTTAGAAAACAGCCTGGGGCTTTTGATGCTGTTATAAATGCGGTGGAGCACTTTAAACGATATAACATTCCTTTTCTTATAAATTCATCATTTACAAAAAGAAATGCTTTTGATATTCCCAATGTTTATAAAAAGGCAAGAGAACTTGGCGCTAAAGCGTGGTATATGTTTCTTGTTCTTCCTGTTGGAAGGGGAGAAGATGCCAATGAAGAGCTTTTAAATGCTGAAGAAGCAAACTACTGGCTTAACTGGCACTACGAACTTGAGAAAGAGCTTATCTTGAAAGGAGACAACACAATCCTTGTTCGTCCAACGTGTGCTCCTCACTATTACAGGATTTTCAGGCAAAATGCTAAAAGGGATGGACTGGATTTAAAAAGGAGAAATCTTGTTTTTGGAACTGGTGGTGGAAAGGGCTGTGTGGCAGGACAATCTATAGCTCTTATAGACTGCCACGGCTGGCTTAAACCGTGCAGTTATTTCCCGATTTCTGATGTTAACGTTTTTGACATTCCTTTCAGTAAAGCCTGGTTTGAATCAAAGATTATGCAGGATATGAGAAAGATAGATGAGTTTAAAGGAAGATGTGGAAAGTGTGAATATCTTAAAATCTGTAACGGTTGCAGGGTTAGAGCTTACTGGAAATATGGGGATTATATGGAGGAAGACCCTGTGTGTGATTACGTTCCTGTTAAAATCAGGTTAAAAGATAACAATAAACCTTAA
- the argH gene encoding argininosuccinate lyase, translated as MSESEKKLWGGRFKESTDRLVEKYTESVSYDKRLAPFDIAGSIAHVTMLGKQGILKEDEVSKIVSGLNEILKEIESGKFEWKEELEDVHMNIEKKLTEKVGPVGGKLHTGRSRNDQVATDVRLYVRHEIENILELLKRIRKAFFIQAKKYIDVVMPGYTHLQIAQPVLYSHHMLAYYHMFKRDEERFKDTLKRVNVMPLGSAALAGTSYPLDRKFTAELLKFDSISRNSMDAVSDRDFVAETIFNCALVMTHLSRLSEELILWSTEEFSFINLPDAFCTGSSIMPQKKNPDVSELTRGKTGRVYGDLISILTILKGLPLTYNRDLQEDKEPLFDAIDTVKLALAVNAKIVEEMIPNKERMKTQASKGFSLATDIADYLAKKGVPFREAHRIVGEIVAYCLDCEKSLEELSIEEFKRFSDAFEHDVLNLMSVEGSINSRNITGGTAKEQILKELEKIEDEENFNI; from the coding sequence ATGTCTGAAAGTGAAAAAAAGCTCTGGGGCGGAAGATTTAAAGAAAGCACAGATAGGCTTGTAGAAAAATACACAGAATCTGTATCTTATGATAAAAGACTTGCTCCTTTTGATATTGCAGGAAGCATTGCCCATGTAACAATGCTTGGAAAACAGGGTATATTAAAAGAGGACGAAGTATCAAAAATAGTTTCAGGATTAAATGAAATCTTAAAAGAGATTGAAAGCGGTAAATTTGAGTGGAAAGAAGAACTTGAAGATGTTCACATGAACATAGAAAAGAAATTAACTGAAAAAGTGGGGCCTGTCGGTGGTAAACTTCACACAGGTCGTTCAAGAAACGACCAGGTTGCAACAGATGTTAGACTCTATGTTCGCCATGAAATTGAAAATATCCTTGAACTACTTAAAAGAATAAGAAAAGCTTTTTTTATTCAGGCTAAAAAATATATAGATGTTGTTATGCCAGGTTACACCCACCTTCAGATAGCACAGCCTGTTCTTTACTCTCACCACATGCTTGCATACTATCACATGTTTAAAAGAGACGAAGAGAGATTTAAAGATACTTTAAAAAGAGTTAACGTTATGCCCCTCGGTTCTGCTGCCCTTGCAGGAACAAGCTATCCCCTTGACAGAAAATTCACCGCAGAGCTTTTAAAGTTTGACTCAATTTCAAGAAATAGCATGGACGCTGTAAGTGATAGAGATTTTGTAGCAGAAACGATTTTTAACTGCGCTCTTGTAATGACCCATCTATCACGTTTATCTGAAGAACTTATCCTGTGGTCAACCGAAGAGTTTAGCTTCATAAACCTTCCAGATGCTTTCTGCACCGGAAGTTCAATAATGCCTCAAAAGAAAAATCCTGATGTTTCAGAACTTACAAGAGGAAAAACAGGAAGAGTTTATGGAGACCTTATCTCTATTCTTACAATCTTAAAAGGACTTCCCTTAACATACAATAGAGACTTACAGGAGGATAAAGAACCTCTCTTTGATGCAATAGATACAGTTAAACTCGCACTTGCAGTAAATGCAAAAATAGTTGAAGAAATGATACCGAATAAAGAAAGGATGAAAACTCAAGCATCCAAAGGCTTTTCCCTTGCAACAGACATAGCAGATTACCTTGCAAAAAAGGGAGTGCCATTTAGAGAGGCCCACCGTATAGTAGGAGAAATTGTTGCATACTGTCTTGATTGTGAAAAGTCTCTTGAAGAGCTATCAATTGAGGAATTTAAGAGATTCTCAGATGCTTTTGAACATGATGTGCTAAACCTTATGAGTGTTGAAGGCTCCATAAACAGCAGAAACATCACAGGCGGAACTGCAAAAGAACAGATTTTAAAAGAGCTTGAAAAAATAGAAGATGAAGAAAACTTTAACATATGA
- a CDS encoding transketolase: MLRFEPEFFTERNRDIDESTLRAISREVRKDILKMTSNANSGHPGGSMSVTDIMVTLYYYKMRHNPENPKWEERDRFVLSKGHVSPALYSILARCGYFPMEELKTFRKLEGSLQGHPDMLKTPGVEISTGSLGLGIGAAVGMALGLKISKLDSRVYCVIGDGEAQEGSVWEASMAAYHYNLDNLCVILDNNNLQIDGPVDEVMSIYPVIEKWKAFGWHVIEIDGHNFKEIKEALNEAETVKYKPTMIIAKTVKGKGVSFMENRAEWHGKALPPDLLKEALKELGEIV; encoded by the coding sequence ATGCTCAGATTTGAACCGGAGTTTTTCACAGAAAGAAACAGAGATATAGATGAAAGCACTTTAAGAGCCATAAGTAGAGAGGTTAGAAAAGATATCCTTAAAATGACCTCAAACGCAAATTCAGGGCATCCTGGCGGATCAATGTCTGTAACCGACATAATGGTAACACTTTATTACTATAAAATGAGGCACAATCCAGAAAATCCTAAGTGGGAAGAGAGAGATCGTTTTGTCCTATCAAAAGGACATGTTAGTCCTGCTCTTTATTCAATCCTTGCAAGATGTGGATATTTCCCTATGGAAGAACTTAAAACCTTCAGAAAACTTGAAGGTTCCCTTCAGGGTCATCCTGACATGCTTAAAACTCCTGGAGTTGAAATATCAACAGGCTCTCTGGGACTTGGTATAGGAGCAGCTGTTGGAATGGCACTTGGACTGAAAATATCAAAATTGGACAGCAGAGTTTACTGCGTAATAGGCGATGGAGAAGCACAGGAAGGAAGTGTATGGGAAGCTTCTATGGCCGCATACCATTACAACCTTGACAATCTCTGTGTAATCCTTGATAACAATAATCTTCAGATAGACGGGCCTGTTGATGAAGTTATGTCTATATATCCTGTAATTGAAAAGTGGAAGGCATTCGGCTGGCATGTAATAGAGATAGATGGACATAATTTTAAAGAGATAAAAGAAGCTCTAAATGAAGCAGAAACGGTCAAATACAAACCAACAATGATAATTGCCAAAACTGTCAAAGGTAAAGGCGTTTCTTTTATGGAAAACAGGGCGGAATGGCACGGAAAAGCACTACCGCCAGACCTTCTAAAAGAAGCATTAAAAGAACTTGGAGAAATTGTTTAA
- a CDS encoding transketolase family protein, producing the protein MTKVSLRDAYGDKLIELGKKDERIVVLDADLSGSTKSGKFGKVFPERFFNMGIAEINMINTAAGLATTGKIVFVSTFAIFATGRAWEAVRQMVCYPELNVKIVCTHGGITVGEDGATHQALEDIANMRNIPNMRIIVPADDIETAQVIEKVAYTDGPFYVRLTREKFPRIFDENYKFEIGKGHVLRTGDDVTVVANGIETSFALEAAEILEKEGISVEVIHMPTVKPIDRELLVASAEKTGAVVTAEEHSIIGGLGSAVAETLVETIPVPMERVGTPDTFGRSGRGWELIEYYKLDAKGIIEKIRKVLERKKR; encoded by the coding sequence ATGACCAAAGTAAGTTTAAGAGATGCGTACGGAGATAAACTGATAGAACTTGGAAAAAAGGATGAAAGAATTGTTGTTCTTGATGCTGACCTTTCAGGCTCAACAAAATCTGGAAAGTTTGGAAAAGTTTTCCCTGAAAGGTTTTTTAATATGGGAATTGCAGAGATAAATATGATAAATACCGCTGCAGGACTTGCCACAACCGGTAAAATTGTGTTTGTAAGTACGTTTGCCATATTCGCTACAGGAAGAGCATGGGAAGCGGTAAGACAGATGGTGTGCTATCCTGAACTTAACGTTAAAATAGTATGCACCCACGGCGGAATTACCGTCGGAGAAGACGGAGCAACCCACCAGGCCCTTGAAGATATCGCAAATATGAGAAATATCCCTAATATGAGAATTATTGTTCCAGCAGATGACATAGAAACAGCTCAGGTAATAGAAAAAGTGGCTTATACTGATGGCCCTTTCTATGTAAGACTAACAAGGGAAAAATTTCCAAGAATTTTTGATGAAAATTACAAATTTGAAATAGGAAAGGGACATGTTTTACGAACCGGTGATGATGTAACCGTTGTTGCAAACGGAATTGAAACCTCTTTTGCCCTTGAAGCTGCTGAAATTCTTGAAAAGGAAGGGATATCCGTTGAAGTTATTCACATGCCAACTGTTAAACCTATAGACAGAGAACTATTAGTGGCTTCTGCAGAGAAAACCGGAGCTGTAGTAACAGCAGAAGAACACTCCATTATAGGAGGGCTTGGTTCAGCAGTTGCCGAAACTCTTGTTGAAACTATCCCTGTTCCGATGGAAAGAGTTGGCACTCCGGACACTTTTGGACGTTCAGGAAGAGGATGGGAATTAATTGAATACTACAAACTGGATGCAAAGGGTATAATTGAAAAGATAAGAAAAGTTCTTGAGAGGAAAAAAAGATGA
- a CDS encoding S41 family peptidase produces the protein MKKSLKRGLFACLLILFSFSIVKVGLAAKTGKDKNELSYISLFTEVYHLVKEKYVEPVTPKKLFEGAIQGMLSKLDPHSVLFTPDDFKEFEVETQGEFGGLGIQITKTKDGKLMIITPIEDTPAYRAGLKPGDVIVEINGKPFTPEMTLMDAVKMMRGKPGTKVTIKVMRKGWEKPKEFTITRAIIKIQSVKYKLLDNHIGYIRFTTFQGNSPEEFKKALKALSKDKELKGIIVDVRNNPGGLLDSAVEISDYFLPEGDLIVYTKGRIPDSNQKFYSENPPVVPENIPVVMLVNGGTASAAEILTGALRYNNRAVVVGEKTFGKGSVQTLFPLEMGYGVKITTAKYYMPNHECIDGKGIKPDITVKLSEEDVKLLKKEAKEIEEHPEKTAEIRKKREKYIDNQLKRAIEIIKEFQLFQQMKKIADKKAA, from the coding sequence ATGAAGAAATCTCTAAAAAGAGGATTATTTGCCTGTCTGCTTATTCTGTTTTCCTTTTCTATTGTAAAAGTAGGACTTGCTGCAAAAACTGGAAAAGATAAAAATGAACTTTCTTACATTTCCCTTTTCACAGAGGTTTACCATCTTGTAAAGGAAAAATACGTTGAGCCTGTTACTCCTAAAAAACTTTTTGAAGGTGCTATTCAGGGTATGCTTTCAAAGCTTGACCCACACTCTGTTCTTTTTACACCTGATGACTTTAAAGAGTTTGAGGTTGAAACACAGGGAGAATTTGGTGGACTTGGAATACAGATAACAAAAACTAAAGACGGAAAACTTATGATAATAACACCTATTGAAGATACTCCCGCATACAGAGCAGGCCTTAAGCCAGGAGATGTAATTGTAGAAATAAACGGGAAACCTTTCACTCCAGAAATGACTTTGATGGATGCGGTAAAAATGATGAGAGGAAAACCGGGAACAAAAGTAACTATAAAAGTAATGAGAAAAGGCTGGGAAAAACCTAAAGAGTTCACAATAACAAGAGCTATAATAAAGATTCAGAGTGTTAAATACAAGCTTCTTGACAATCACATTGGATACATAAGATTTACAACCTTCCAGGGAAATTCTCCGGAAGAGTTTAAAAAAGCGCTTAAAGCTCTATCAAAAGATAAAGAGCTGAAAGGTATAATTGTTGATGTTAGAAACAACCCCGGTGGACTTCTTGATTCAGCAGTTGAAATAAGCGACTACTTCCTCCCGGAGGGAGATTTAATAGTCTATACAAAAGGAAGAATTCCAGACAGCAACCAGAAATTTTACTCTGAAAATCCGCCAGTTGTTCCAGAAAACATTCCCGTTGTTATGCTGGTTAACGGTGGAACAGCAAGTGCTGCTGAAATACTTACAGGAGCTTTAAGATACAACAATAGAGCAGTAGTAGTTGGAGAAAAAACTTTTGGTAAAGGTTCAGTTCAAACACTCTTCCCTCTTGAAATGGGATACGGTGTGAAAATAACAACCGCAAAATACTACATGCCAAATCACGAATGTATAGACGGAAAAGGAATAAAACCTGACATAACAGTTAAACTTTCTGAAGAAGATGTTAAACTTCTTAAAAAGGAAGCCAAAGAGATAGAGGAGCATCCTGAGAAAACAGCTGAGATAAGGAAAAAAAGAGAAAAATACATAGATAATCAGCTTAAAAGAGCTATTGAAATCATAAAAGAGTTTCAGCTGTTCCAGCAGATGAAAAAAATTGCAGATAAAAAAGCTGCTTAA